The Phycisphaerales bacterium DNA window CCGACGAGGCAGATGCCGATGGAGTGGCGGTTGAACCAATCGGCCTGGGAGCCCGCGGCGTGGGCGCCGGGGACCTGGTCGCGCCAGCGGTGGCCGACGAGGATCTCGCCGTCTTCCATGCCGTTGCCGTTGCCGATGACGAACTGGTAGCCGAGGCCCTTGAGGCCGGAGGCGCGGGCCGCGGCGTCGAGGGAGGCCTGCGTGCCGTGCGGGGTGCCGGAGTCGTGGATGACGATGGCCTGCCAGTTGCCGGGGCGGATGGCGTTGCGGGTAGCGAAGATGCCCTCGAGGGAATCAACGCCCGCGGTGGCCATGAGGGGGGTGAGCGAGAGGCCCTCAGCGGCGGCGACGGGGCCGCGCTCCATGAGGAAGAGGCCGCCGCCGACGAGGGTCATGGCGCCGACGAGGGAGGCCCACACGGTCTGGGCGCGCGAGAGGCTCTTGGAGTTCTTCTTGCTGCGGGAGGCTGGCTTGGTGCGGGCCATGCGCGTGTCCGTGCGGAGGATTCGATGGCGCTCCCGAGCGGCCGGGATTCCGTGCCATCGGCCTGAGGATCGACACAATCACGCGGCGACATTCAAATCGCACGCGATTTCCAAGTGTAACCGGCACGACTGGCGCACGCAGACGTGCGCGGTTGGTCTGTGCGGTGTGTAGTGGCGCGCGGTTATTG harbors:
- a CDS encoding peptidoglycan recognition family protein, with amino-acid sequence MARTKPASRSKKNSKSLSRAQTVWASLVGAMTLVGGGLFLMERGPVAAAEGLSLTPLMATAGVDSLEGIFATRNAIRPGNWQAIVIHDSGTPHGTQASLDAAARASGLKGLGYQFVIGNGNGMEDGEILVGHRWRDQVPGAHAAGSQADWFNRHSIGICLVGDGNRTRPTRAQMESLVRLSNALCRELGIPGNRVYLHSEIAPTDDPGRLFPAATLRSQLPR